A stretch of Panthera tigris isolate Pti1 chromosome E2, P.tigris_Pti1_mat1.1, whole genome shotgun sequence DNA encodes these proteins:
- the SPACA6 gene encoding sperm acrosome membrane-associated protein 6 isoform X5 encodes MRSREKQTQKEVETSLCPPPLLPDYDERSHLHDAFTQMTHSLQEIAAAQGSFNIAFPDAAEKMRKVIMKLKGAQACVPPCGFQDVARRFLCYGCYSKACNFPLDCPGERRGLEGEETDLTVTRGQQAKFSCTVNFQLPKEEITYSWKFAGGGLRTQDQSYFRDIPRAQGYLARIRPVQPTHSGTFSCSILHDQRPVARLYFFLNVTSAPPRGEIELQVSFRKVLRWAPKETETLEPWRPSLGELLARPEALTPGNQCLLAALAAVASASATLMVWVFFRWYFKGN; translated from the exons ATGCGGAGCCGGGAAAAACAGACGCAGAAGGAGGTAGAGACCAG cctctgccctccgCCCTTACTCCCAGACTACGATGAGAGAAGCCATCTGCATGACGCCTTCACCCAGATGACCCACTCTCTCCAGGAGATAGCTGCCGCTCAGG GCTCCTTTAACATTGCTTTCCCTGATGCTGCCGAGAAAATGCGGAAGGTCATTATGAAGCTTAAAGGAG ccCAGGCCTGCGTCCCTCCCTGCG GGTTCCAGGATGTCGCCCGGCGTTTCCTCTGCTACGGGTGCTACTCCAAGGCCTGCAACTTCCCGCTGGACTGCCCAGGTGAGAGGCGGGGCCTGGAAGGAGAAGAAACG GACTTGACGGTGACTCGGGGTCAGCAGGCTAAGTTCTCCTGCACTGTGAACTTCCAACTGCCTAAGGAGGAAATCACCTATTCCTGGAAGTTCGCAGGAGGAGGT CTCCGGACGCAGGACCAGTCCTACTTCCGAGACATCCCGCGGGCCCAAGGATACCTGGCGCGGATCCGGCCGGTGCAGCCCACGCACAGCGGGACCTTCTCTTGCTCCATCCTGCACGACCAGCGCCCGGTGGCGCGGCTCTACTTTTTTCTTAACG TGACCAGTGCGCCCCCGCGTGGGGAGATCGAGCTCCAGGTCTCTTTTCGGAAAGTGCTGCGCTGGGCGCCGAAGGAGACGGAGACGTTGGAACCGTGGAGGCCAAGCCTGGGCGAGCTGCTGGCCAGGCCCGAGGCTCTGACGCCGGGCAACCAGTGCCTGCTCGCGGCCCTCGCAGCCGTAGCATCAGCCAGTGCGACCCTTATGGTGTG GGTATTCTTTCGATGGTACTTCAAGGGCAACTAA
- the SPACA6 gene encoding sperm acrosome membrane-associated protein 6 isoform X1, with translation MELERGTDRTGRRDRPAACRCTDGLKSWIPESDRAPSWRSVRRHSAAPLRTSPTLKSVRRPATLLRGPGGLCPPPLLPDYDERSHLHDAFTQMTHSLQEIAAAQGSFNIAFPDAAEKMRKVIMKLKGAQACVPPCGFQDVARRFLCYGCYSKACNFPLDCPGERRGLEGEETDLTVTRGQQAKFSCTVNFQLPKEEITYSWKFAGGGLRTQDQSYFRDIPRAQGYLARIRPVQPTHSGTFSCSILHDQRPVARLYFFLNVTSAPPRGEIELQVSFRKVLRWAPKETETLEPWRPSLGELLARPEALTPGNQCLLAALAAVASASATLMVWVFFRWYFKGN, from the exons ATGGAGCTAGAGCGAGGGACGGACAGAACTGGACGGAGGGACCGACCTGCTGCCTGCAGGTGCACAGACGGGCTAAAG TCCTGGATTCCAGAATCTGACAG GGCCCCGAGCTGGAGAAGTGTCAGGAGGCATTCAGCAGCGCCTTTGCGGACCTCGCCGACATTGAAATCAGTGAGGAGACCTGCCACTCTCCTCCGGGGTCCTGGGGG cctctgccctccgCCCTTACTCCCAGACTACGATGAGAGAAGCCATCTGCATGACGCCTTCACCCAGATGACCCACTCTCTCCAGGAGATAGCTGCCGCTCAGG GCTCCTTTAACATTGCTTTCCCTGATGCTGCCGAGAAAATGCGGAAGGTCATTATGAAGCTTAAAGGAG ccCAGGCCTGCGTCCCTCCCTGCG GGTTCCAGGATGTCGCCCGGCGTTTCCTCTGCTACGGGTGCTACTCCAAGGCCTGCAACTTCCCGCTGGACTGCCCAGGTGAGAGGCGGGGCCTGGAAGGAGAAGAAACG GACTTGACGGTGACTCGGGGTCAGCAGGCTAAGTTCTCCTGCACTGTGAACTTCCAACTGCCTAAGGAGGAAATCACCTATTCCTGGAAGTTCGCAGGAGGAGGT CTCCGGACGCAGGACCAGTCCTACTTCCGAGACATCCCGCGGGCCCAAGGATACCTGGCGCGGATCCGGCCGGTGCAGCCCACGCACAGCGGGACCTTCTCTTGCTCCATCCTGCACGACCAGCGCCCGGTGGCGCGGCTCTACTTTTTTCTTAACG TGACCAGTGCGCCCCCGCGTGGGGAGATCGAGCTCCAGGTCTCTTTTCGGAAAGTGCTGCGCTGGGCGCCGAAGGAGACGGAGACGTTGGAACCGTGGAGGCCAAGCCTGGGCGAGCTGCTGGCCAGGCCCGAGGCTCTGACGCCGGGCAACCAGTGCCTGCTCGCGGCCCTCGCAGCCGTAGCATCAGCCAGTGCGACCCTTATGGTGTG GGTATTCTTTCGATGGTACTTCAAGGGCAACTAA
- the SPACA6 gene encoding sperm acrosome membrane-associated protein 6 isoform X3 encodes MELERGTDRTGRRDRPAACRCTDGLKSWIPESDRAPSWRSVRRHSAAPLRTSPTLKSVRRPATLLRGPGGLCPPPLLPDYDERSHLHDAFTQMTHSLQEIAAAQGSFNIAFPDAAEKMRKVIMKLKGAQACVPPCGFQDVARRFLCYGCYSKACNFPLDCPVQDLTVTRGQQAKFSCTVNFQLPKEEITYSWKFAGGGLRTQDQSYFRDIPRAQGYLARIRPVQPTHSGTFSCSILHDQRPVARLYFFLNVTSAPPRGEIELQVSFRKVLRWAPKETETLEPWRPSLGELLARPEALTPGNQCLLAALAAVASASATLMVWVFFRWYFKGN; translated from the exons ATGGAGCTAGAGCGAGGGACGGACAGAACTGGACGGAGGGACCGACCTGCTGCCTGCAGGTGCACAGACGGGCTAAAG TCCTGGATTCCAGAATCTGACAG GGCCCCGAGCTGGAGAAGTGTCAGGAGGCATTCAGCAGCGCCTTTGCGGACCTCGCCGACATTGAAATCAGTGAGGAGACCTGCCACTCTCCTCCGGGGTCCTGGGGG cctctgccctccgCCCTTACTCCCAGACTACGATGAGAGAAGCCATCTGCATGACGCCTTCACCCAGATGACCCACTCTCTCCAGGAGATAGCTGCCGCTCAGG GCTCCTTTAACATTGCTTTCCCTGATGCTGCCGAGAAAATGCGGAAGGTCATTATGAAGCTTAAAGGAG ccCAGGCCTGCGTCCCTCCCTGCG GGTTCCAGGATGTCGCCCGGCGTTTCCTCTGCTACGGGTGCTACTCCAAGGCCTGCAACTTCCCGCTGGACTGCCCAG TTCAGGACTTGACGGTGACTCGGGGTCAGCAGGCTAAGTTCTCCTGCACTGTGAACTTCCAACTGCCTAAGGAGGAAATCACCTATTCCTGGAAGTTCGCAGGAGGAGGT CTCCGGACGCAGGACCAGTCCTACTTCCGAGACATCCCGCGGGCCCAAGGATACCTGGCGCGGATCCGGCCGGTGCAGCCCACGCACAGCGGGACCTTCTCTTGCTCCATCCTGCACGACCAGCGCCCGGTGGCGCGGCTCTACTTTTTTCTTAACG TGACCAGTGCGCCCCCGCGTGGGGAGATCGAGCTCCAGGTCTCTTTTCGGAAAGTGCTGCGCTGGGCGCCGAAGGAGACGGAGACGTTGGAACCGTGGAGGCCAAGCCTGGGCGAGCTGCTGGCCAGGCCCGAGGCTCTGACGCCGGGCAACCAGTGCCTGCTCGCGGCCCTCGCAGCCGTAGCATCAGCCAGTGCGACCCTTATGGTGTG GGTATTCTTTCGATGGTACTTCAAGGGCAACTAA
- the SPACA6 gene encoding sperm acrosome membrane-associated protein 6 isoform X2, which produces MALLAQDSAVPCALVALTVFRAPAWACLICFTSYKERTRICQIFAGIQGPELEKCQEAFSSAFADLADIEINYDERSHLHDAFTQMTHSLQEIAAAQGSFNIAFPDAAEKMRKVIMKLKGAQACVPPCGFQDVARRFLCYGCYSKACNFPLDCPGERRGLEGEETDLTVTRGQQAKFSCTVNFQLPKEEITYSWKFAGGGLRTQDQSYFRDIPRAQGYLARIRPVQPTHSGTFSCSILHDQRPVARLYFFLNVTSAPPRGEIELQVSFRKVLRWAPKETETLEPWRPSLGELLARPEALTPGNQCLLAALAAVASASATLMVWVFFRWYFKGN; this is translated from the exons ATGGCCCTGCTGGCCCAAGACAGCGCTGTCCCGTGTGCCCTGGTGGCCCTCACGGTCTTCAGGGCCCCCGCCTGGGCCTGTCTGATCTGCTTCACATCCTATAAGGAACGCACCCGCATCTGCCAGATCTTTGCTGGTATACAGGGCCCCGAGCTGGAGAAGTGTCAGGAGGCATTCAGCAGCGCCTTTGCGGACCTCGCCGACATTGAAATCA ACTACGATGAGAGAAGCCATCTGCATGACGCCTTCACCCAGATGACCCACTCTCTCCAGGAGATAGCTGCCGCTCAGG GCTCCTTTAACATTGCTTTCCCTGATGCTGCCGAGAAAATGCGGAAGGTCATTATGAAGCTTAAAGGAG ccCAGGCCTGCGTCCCTCCCTGCG GGTTCCAGGATGTCGCCCGGCGTTTCCTCTGCTACGGGTGCTACTCCAAGGCCTGCAACTTCCCGCTGGACTGCCCAGGTGAGAGGCGGGGCCTGGAAGGAGAAGAAACG GACTTGACGGTGACTCGGGGTCAGCAGGCTAAGTTCTCCTGCACTGTGAACTTCCAACTGCCTAAGGAGGAAATCACCTATTCCTGGAAGTTCGCAGGAGGAGGT CTCCGGACGCAGGACCAGTCCTACTTCCGAGACATCCCGCGGGCCCAAGGATACCTGGCGCGGATCCGGCCGGTGCAGCCCACGCACAGCGGGACCTTCTCTTGCTCCATCCTGCACGACCAGCGCCCGGTGGCGCGGCTCTACTTTTTTCTTAACG TGACCAGTGCGCCCCCGCGTGGGGAGATCGAGCTCCAGGTCTCTTTTCGGAAAGTGCTGCGCTGGGCGCCGAAGGAGACGGAGACGTTGGAACCGTGGAGGCCAAGCCTGGGCGAGCTGCTGGCCAGGCCCGAGGCTCTGACGCCGGGCAACCAGTGCCTGCTCGCGGCCCTCGCAGCCGTAGCATCAGCCAGTGCGACCCTTATGGTGTG GGTATTCTTTCGATGGTACTTCAAGGGCAACTAA
- the SPACA6 gene encoding sperm acrosome membrane-associated protein 6 isoform X4 codes for MALLAQDSAVPCALVALTVFRAPAWACLICFTSYKERTRICQIFAGIQGPELEKCQEAFSSAFADLADIEINYDERSHLHDAFTQMTHSLQEIAAAQGSFNIAFPDAAEKMRKVIMKLKGAQACVPPCGFQDVARRFLCYGCYSKACNFPLDCPVQDLTVTRGQQAKFSCTVNFQLPKEEITYSWKFAGGGLRTQDQSYFRDIPRAQGYLARIRPVQPTHSGTFSCSILHDQRPVARLYFFLNVTSAPPRGEIELQVSFRKVLRWAPKETETLEPWRPSLGELLARPEALTPGNQCLLAALAAVASASATLMVWVFFRWYFKGN; via the exons ATGGCCCTGCTGGCCCAAGACAGCGCTGTCCCGTGTGCCCTGGTGGCCCTCACGGTCTTCAGGGCCCCCGCCTGGGCCTGTCTGATCTGCTTCACATCCTATAAGGAACGCACCCGCATCTGCCAGATCTTTGCTGGTATACAGGGCCCCGAGCTGGAGAAGTGTCAGGAGGCATTCAGCAGCGCCTTTGCGGACCTCGCCGACATTGAAATCA ACTACGATGAGAGAAGCCATCTGCATGACGCCTTCACCCAGATGACCCACTCTCTCCAGGAGATAGCTGCCGCTCAGG GCTCCTTTAACATTGCTTTCCCTGATGCTGCCGAGAAAATGCGGAAGGTCATTATGAAGCTTAAAGGAG ccCAGGCCTGCGTCCCTCCCTGCG GGTTCCAGGATGTCGCCCGGCGTTTCCTCTGCTACGGGTGCTACTCCAAGGCCTGCAACTTCCCGCTGGACTGCCCAG TTCAGGACTTGACGGTGACTCGGGGTCAGCAGGCTAAGTTCTCCTGCACTGTGAACTTCCAACTGCCTAAGGAGGAAATCACCTATTCCTGGAAGTTCGCAGGAGGAGGT CTCCGGACGCAGGACCAGTCCTACTTCCGAGACATCCCGCGGGCCCAAGGATACCTGGCGCGGATCCGGCCGGTGCAGCCCACGCACAGCGGGACCTTCTCTTGCTCCATCCTGCACGACCAGCGCCCGGTGGCGCGGCTCTACTTTTTTCTTAACG TGACCAGTGCGCCCCCGCGTGGGGAGATCGAGCTCCAGGTCTCTTTTCGGAAAGTGCTGCGCTGGGCGCCGAAGGAGACGGAGACGTTGGAACCGTGGAGGCCAAGCCTGGGCGAGCTGCTGGCCAGGCCCGAGGCTCTGACGCCGGGCAACCAGTGCCTGCTCGCGGCCCTCGCAGCCGTAGCATCAGCCAGTGCGACCCTTATGGTGTG GGTATTCTTTCGATGGTACTTCAAGGGCAACTAA